From the genome of Nocardia sp. NBC_01503, one region includes:
- a CDS encoding DUF6188 family protein, whose amino-acid sequence MKLPITGERLTVLSPGPYVIILGAGVFEIHIEGELVVHRAAGSTSHRLAGEARPEDLSTAVDGVIVAATVESRGELRIDLDSGHRIVVEPDQYFEAWHVTDPGRYLVACMPGGELAVWSPEP is encoded by the coding sequence ATGAAACTACCGATCACCGGTGAGCGCCTCACAGTGTTGTCGCCCGGCCCCTACGTAATCATCTTGGGCGCGGGTGTTTTCGAGATTCACATCGAGGGCGAGCTGGTGGTGCATCGCGCCGCCGGTTCGACCTCGCACCGGCTCGCCGGAGAGGCGCGCCCGGAGGATCTGTCCACCGCGGTGGATGGCGTAATCGTCGCCGCCACAGTCGAATCCAGGGGCGAGCTACGCATCGACCTGGATTCCGGACACCGCATCGTGGTGGAGCCCGACCAGTACTTCGAGGCCTGGCATGTGACCGATCCCGGCCGCTATCTCGTGGCGTGCATGCCGGGTGGCGAATTGGCCGTGTGGTCCCCGGAGCCCTGA
- a CDS encoding flavin-containing monooxygenase gives MTTVVEHTPIAIVGAGFGGIGLAIKLREAGFEELVILERAPDLGGTWQANTYPGAACDVPSHLYSFSFAPNPNWSRTYGRQPEILEYLRTVAVEHDVLRYMRFGVELLDARWDGEESRWRIETSDGPLTADFLISATGVFAEAKYPDLPGLDTFEGKTFHSLHWDHEHDLTGERVAVIGTGASAVQFVPEIQPLVDRLLLFQRSAPWIVPRLDRATSGLERYVLERIPLAQRLIRGGFYSAIEGFGLISLVDQRFRHPYEALARWQLSRQVRDPALRAKLLPDYVIGCKRAIFSDAYLPALDKPNTEVITDAIAEVRPHSIVLRDGTEHAVDTIVFGTGFTSIPTAYDRFIGSDGRSIAQLYDREPQSYLGVAVAGFPNFFCTLGPFGAAGNQSAIFMIESQITYIVDALTMLRRKGARRVQVRPRAQQAFLAEMAYRSTTTVWLTGGCQSYYTTADGRNAGLYPNWSFEYRRRTARFDSENYEVTR, from the coding sequence ATGACCACAGTGGTCGAACACACGCCCATCGCCATTGTCGGCGCGGGCTTCGGCGGTATCGGATTGGCGATCAAGCTGCGGGAGGCCGGATTCGAGGAGCTGGTCATTCTCGAGCGCGCGCCTGATCTGGGTGGGACCTGGCAGGCCAATACCTATCCGGGCGCCGCGTGCGATGTGCCCTCGCATCTGTACAGCTTCTCGTTCGCGCCGAATCCGAACTGGTCCAGGACCTATGGCCGGCAGCCGGAGATTCTGGAGTATCTGCGCACCGTGGCCGTCGAGCATGATGTGCTGCGGTATATGCGTTTCGGCGTCGAGCTGTTGGATGCGCGCTGGGACGGGGAGGAATCCCGCTGGCGGATCGAGACGAGTGACGGCCCGCTCACCGCGGACTTCCTCATCTCCGCGACCGGTGTCTTCGCCGAGGCCAAGTATCCGGATCTGCCCGGCTTGGATACCTTCGAGGGCAAGACATTCCACTCCCTGCACTGGGATCACGAGCATGATCTGACCGGTGAGCGGGTCGCGGTCATCGGCACCGGCGCGTCGGCGGTGCAGTTCGTACCGGAGATTCAGCCGCTGGTGGACAGGTTGCTGCTGTTCCAGCGGTCCGCGCCGTGGATCGTGCCGCGCCTGGACCGCGCCACATCGGGCCTGGAACGCTATGTCCTGGAGCGTATTCCACTGGCACAGCGGCTCATTCGCGGTGGCTTCTACTCCGCGATCGAGGGCTTCGGGCTGATCTCGCTGGTCGATCAGCGCTTCCGGCACCCCTATGAGGCGCTGGCGCGGTGGCAACTGTCGCGCCAGGTGCGCGATCCGGCGCTGCGGGCCAAGCTGCTGCCCGACTATGTCATCGGTTGTAAGCGCGCCATCTTCTCCGATGCCTATCTGCCCGCGCTGGACAAGCCCAATACCGAGGTGATCACCGACGCCATCGCCGAGGTCCGGCCGCACTCGATCGTGCTGCGCGATGGTACCGAGCATGCGGTCGACACCATTGTCTTCGGCACCGGATTCACCTCCATCCCAACGGCTTACGACCGCTTCATCGGCTCCGACGGTCGCAGCATCGCCCAGCTGTACGACAGGGAGCCGCAGAGCTATCTGGGTGTCGCGGTGGCCGGGTTCCCGAACTTCTTCTGCACCCTCGGCCCGTTCGGGGCGGCCGGGAACCAGTCGGCTATCTTCATGATCGAATCGCAGATCACCTACATCGTCGATGCGCTGACCATGTTGCGCCGCAAGGGGGCCCGCCGAGTGCAGGTGCGTCCCCGCGCCCAGCAGGCTTTCCTCGCCGAAATGGCTTACCGCAGTACGACGACCGTCTGGCTCACCGGGGGATGCCAGAGCTACTACACCACCGCCGACGGCCGCAACGCCGGGTTGTATCCGAACTGGAGTTTCGAATATCGCCGTCGCACGGCGAGATTCGACAGCGAGAACTATGAGGTGACGCGATGA
- a CDS encoding metal-dependent hydrolase, protein MVEQDGAKTRQYREQAHAIAARDVHFDFESVPLHYIPGEVLATHIVNVMHLVLPEGERAMAGALAEALPYIDDDRLREEVTGFVGQESMHASSHEGARNHLRDIGLDVDSYVRAIAWLVDRVLGDHGLTGRAREEWLKERLGLFAGMEHYTAVLGEWLLEADVLESKGMHPTMLDLVRWHGAEEVEHRSVVYDAYMHVDGGYARKARTALLASATLLPLFIVSTGYLYRKDPSPDKGRFWGLQFINATRRGVIPSWTVFFKEIPRYLRPGFHPSQLGPMDTALRYLAHSPAARGADS, encoded by the coding sequence ATGGTTGAGCAGGACGGCGCAAAGACGCGCCAGTACCGTGAGCAAGCGCATGCCATCGCCGCCCGCGATGTGCACTTCGACTTCGAATCCGTTCCGCTGCACTACATTCCGGGTGAGGTGCTGGCCACCCACATTGTGAACGTCATGCACCTGGTGCTGCCGGAGGGTGAGCGGGCCATGGCCGGGGCGCTCGCCGAGGCACTGCCGTATATCGACGACGACCGGCTGCGCGAGGAGGTCACCGGCTTCGTCGGCCAGGAGTCCATGCACGCCAGCAGTCATGAGGGCGCACGTAACCACCTGCGCGATATCGGCCTCGATGTCGACTCGTACGTGCGTGCCATCGCCTGGCTCGTCGACCGCGTTCTGGGCGACCACGGCCTCACCGGCCGGGCACGGGAGGAGTGGCTCAAGGAGCGACTCGGCCTGTTCGCCGGTATGGAGCATTACACCGCGGTCCTCGGCGAATGGCTGCTGGAAGCCGATGTGCTCGAGTCCAAGGGTATGCACCCGACCATGCTCGATCTGGTGCGCTGGCACGGGGCCGAGGAGGTGGAGCACCGCAGCGTCGTCTACGACGCCTACATGCACGTGGACGGCGGATATGCCCGCAAGGCCCGTACGGCTCTGCTGGCCAGCGCCACCCTGCTCCCGCTCTTCATCGTCTCGACGGGCTACCTGTACCGCAAGGATCCGAGCCCGGACAAGGGCCGTTTCTGGGGACTGCAATTCATCAATGCGACGCGACGCGGCGTAATCCCCAGCTGGACAGTCTTTTTCAAGGAGATCCCGCGCTATCTGCGCCCCGGCTTTCACCCTTCGCAGCTCGGCCCGATGGATACGGCGCTGCGCTACCTCGCCCATTCCCCCGCTGCCCGCGGGGCCGACTCATGA
- a CDS encoding SDR family oxidoreductase: protein MMTRLLGLLSPERPGHRVAGQTVLITGAGQGIGHELAVLLHERGARVVLVDIDGHAVAAIAHRLGDRALAVTADVTDREAMRQAVIRTVAHFGTLDVVVANAGVVPRPATLRIMDGADFDRVIDINLTGVFNTVRPALDHIVTAHGHVVVISSCAAFAPGMAGAPYMISKAAVEQLGRALRVELAPFGATAGIAYFGIVDTDMTRATLDRDELGRDLDDLLPWPLNVRITAARAAEVIADGIERRAARTIAPLGWEPYALFRGLVNVVLDRALAADPRVHDLVRRAEQRRVRS from the coding sequence ATGATGACGCGACTGCTGGGCCTACTGTCTCCCGAGCGCCCCGGTCACCGGGTAGCCGGACAGACCGTGCTCATCACCGGGGCCGGGCAGGGCATCGGCCACGAACTCGCGGTGCTGCTGCACGAGCGGGGCGCGCGGGTGGTGCTGGTCGATATCGACGGTCATGCCGTGGCGGCCATCGCACATCGCCTCGGTGACCGCGCCCTGGCCGTCACAGCCGATGTCACCGATCGAGAAGCCATGCGCCAGGCCGTGATTCGCACCGTCGCACACTTCGGCACCTTGGATGTGGTGGTGGCGAACGCCGGTGTGGTACCGCGCCCGGCGACCCTGCGCATAATGGACGGCGCCGATTTCGATCGCGTTATCGACATCAATCTCACCGGCGTGTTCAATACCGTGCGACCGGCGCTCGACCACATCGTCACCGCGCACGGGCACGTCGTGGTGATCTCCTCGTGCGCCGCGTTCGCACCGGGGATGGCGGGTGCGCCGTACATGATCAGCAAGGCGGCCGTGGAACAGCTCGGTCGGGCCCTGCGCGTGGAGCTGGCCCCCTTCGGCGCCACGGCCGGGATCGCGTACTTCGGCATCGTCGACACCGATATGACCCGCGCGACCCTGGACCGCGATGAACTCGGCCGCGACCTGGACGATCTGCTGCCCTGGCCGCTCAACGTGCGCATTACCGCCGCCCGTGCCGCGGAGGTGATCGCCGACGGTATCGAGCGGCGCGCGGCTCGCACCATCGCACCGCTGGGGTGGGAGCCGTATGCCCTGTTCCGGGGCCTGGTGAATGTGGTGCTGGATCGCGCACTCGCCGCGGACCCCCGGGTGCACGATCTGGTGCGCCGGGCCGAACAGCGCCGGGTGCGTTCATAG
- a CDS encoding PDR/VanB family oxidoreductase, translating to MTAPSASRHVFGRDAHTPAVGLRLLGGVLDAYLKLFVSGPAAPVLSRPNPVRRSGFEIDVVVGERIREADDVVSLTLYRAGGGPLPVWRPGAHVDVFLPSGRHRQYSLCGDPADRDRYRIAVRRIPGGAGSAELHDALRVGDRLRIRGPRNAFTLVDAPSYLFLAGGIGITPILPMARAAGARGQLVYTGRSRASMPFLNELGSAEIASARILPDDECGAPEVASILATAEPGAAVYVCGPPPMLAAAQRCLFELNPTGSLHTERFSARPVLDGREFDLTLARTGTTLRVGAEETALAAVRRALPDVSYSCQQGFCGSCEVGVLSGAVDHRDRLLTESARARRMLLCVSRAAGDQLVLDL from the coding sequence ATGACCGCCCCCTCGGCATCCCGGCATGTTTTCGGCCGGGATGCGCACACCCCGGCCGTAGGTCTCCGGCTACTGGGCGGCGTGCTGGACGCGTACCTGAAGCTTTTCGTCAGCGGTCCGGCCGCGCCTGTGCTGTCGCGTCCTAATCCGGTGCGGCGCAGCGGATTCGAAATAGATGTGGTGGTCGGAGAACGGATCCGCGAGGCCGATGATGTGGTGAGTCTGACGCTGTACCGGGCGGGCGGTGGGCCGCTCCCGGTTTGGCGGCCCGGTGCGCATGTGGATGTGTTCCTGCCCTCGGGACGGCACCGGCAGTACTCGCTGTGCGGTGATCCGGCGGACCGGGATCGATATCGCATCGCGGTCCGCCGGATTCCCGGCGGCGCCGGGTCGGCGGAGCTGCATGATGCGTTGCGGGTCGGGGACCGGCTGCGAATTCGCGGTCCGCGCAATGCCTTCACGCTGGTGGACGCGCCGTCCTATCTGTTCCTGGCGGGCGGCATCGGTATCACGCCGATCCTGCCCATGGCGCGGGCGGCGGGCGCACGCGGACAACTCGTGTACACCGGGCGCTCGCGGGCGAGCATGCCGTTTCTGAACGAGCTCGGCTCTGCCGAAATCGCGTCTGCGCGAATACTTCCCGATGACGAGTGCGGTGCCCCGGAGGTAGCGTCCATTCTCGCCACCGCCGAACCCGGTGCGGCCGTGTACGTCTGCGGTCCGCCGCCCATGCTGGCCGCCGCACAGCGGTGCCTGTTCGAGCTGAATCCGACCGGATCGCTGCATACCGAACGATTCTCGGCGCGGCCGGTGCTGGACGGACGCGAGTTCGATCTCACCTTGGCGCGCACCGGAACCACCCTGCGGGTCGGTGCCGAGGAGACCGCGCTGGCCGCCGTCCGGCGCGCGCTGCCCGATGTTTCGTACTCCTGTCAGCAGGGCTTCTGCGGCTCCTGCGAGGTGGGCGTCCTGTCCGGGGCGGTCGATCATCGTGATCGCCTGCTCACCGAATCCGCACGGGCGCGACGCATGCTGCTGTGCGTCTCGCGCGCGGCGGGCGATCAGCTCGTGCTCGACCTGTGA
- a CDS encoding LCP family protein produces MRYAGRGLMSLFAVGVIGVTGVAWYGETSLDNGFTKTGVISEEDRASLGGDVNILLIGLDTRKDLNGNDLPKDILDQLHAGDGSEGGYNANSLILVHIPKDLKTIVAFSIPRDDYVPASGIPGYDHIKIKEAYGLKKFYAEEKLKAQGMTDKNELERQGREAGRASIVQAVKSLTGVPINRFAEVSLVGFYHLADALGGVDVCLNHAVDDSYFSGAVFPAGPQHLDAANALSFVRQRHGLENGDLDRTHRQQAFLTSVSKQLKDSGTITNIGKMKALMDVAHRDVVLSDGWSLTDFITTLGRADSPSVEFRTLPVLRYDTVDGQDVNIIDPAAIKKEVRAAFGVEQPTVAAAPRTTPTSTVDVVNATGTPGMAAKVSKSLGDKGFTPGDIGNATYSDGTSTVLYYGAGADTDAQSLADMLGGSVTPAASTTLGSGQIRLVLGTDFEIPETLDPTATSSTTTTTTTSKSAATSTSNIPDNGKPVTTTIGGSIPCVN; encoded by the coding sequence ATGCGCTATGCCGGGCGCGGGCTCATGTCACTGTTCGCCGTCGGCGTCATCGGGGTGACCGGGGTCGCCTGGTACGGGGAGACCAGCCTGGACAACGGGTTCACCAAGACCGGTGTCATCTCCGAGGAGGATCGAGCCTCGCTGGGCGGTGATGTCAATATTCTGCTCATCGGATTGGACACCCGCAAAGATCTCAATGGCAATGATCTGCCCAAGGACATTCTCGATCAGCTGCACGCCGGTGACGGCTCCGAGGGCGGATACAACGCCAATTCACTGATCCTGGTGCACATTCCGAAGGATCTGAAGACGATCGTCGCCTTCTCGATTCCGCGCGACGACTATGTGCCCGCCAGCGGGATTCCCGGATACGACCACATCAAGATCAAAGAGGCGTACGGCCTCAAGAAGTTCTACGCCGAGGAGAAGCTCAAGGCGCAGGGCATGACCGATAAGAACGAGCTGGAGCGCCAGGGCCGCGAGGCCGGGCGCGCCTCGATCGTGCAGGCGGTCAAATCACTCACCGGGGTGCCGATCAATCGCTTCGCCGAGGTATCGCTGGTCGGGTTCTACCATCTGGCCGACGCGCTCGGCGGGGTCGATGTGTGCCTCAATCACGCCGTCGACGACAGCTACTTCTCCGGTGCCGTATTCCCCGCCGGGCCACAGCACCTCGACGCCGCCAACGCGCTGTCCTTCGTGCGGCAGCGGCATGGGCTGGAGAACGGCGACCTCGACCGCACGCATCGCCAGCAGGCGTTCCTGACCTCGGTCTCCAAACAGCTCAAGGACTCCGGGACCATCACCAATATCGGCAAGATGAAGGCGCTGATGGATGTGGCGCACCGCGATGTGGTGCTCTCGGACGGCTGGAGCCTCACCGATTTCATCACCACACTGGGGCGCGCCGATTCGCCGTCGGTGGAGTTCCGGACGCTGCCGGTACTGCGCTACGACACCGTCGACGGCCAAGATGTGAACATCATCGATCCGGCCGCCATCAAGAAAGAGGTGCGCGCCGCGTTCGGAGTGGAGCAGCCGACCGTCGCCGCCGCACCGCGCACCACACCCACCTCGACCGTGGATGTGGTGAATGCGACCGGGACGCCCGGTATGGCCGCCAAGGTGTCGAAGAGCCTGGGCGACAAGGGATTCACGCCCGGCGACATCGGCAATGCCACCTATTCGGATGGGACCTCGACCGTGCTCTACTACGGCGCGGGAGCCGATACCGACGCCCAGTCGCTCGCCGATATGCTCGGCGGCAGTGTCACCCCCGCCGCGTCCACCACGCTCGGGTCCGGGCAGATAAGGCTGGTGCTGGGCACCGATTTCGAGATTCCCGAGACGCTCGATCCCACCGCCACCAGCTCGACCACGACGACCACCACCACGTCGAAGTCCGCGGCCACCAGCACCTCGAATATTCCCGACAACGGCAAGCCGGTGACGACCACCATCGGCGGCAGCATCCCCTGCGTGAACTGA
- a CDS encoding IclR family transcriptional regulator, protein MSQSLLRALTILTQLGEEPKSLDQLAGQLGVHKSTVLRLLQTMEGERFVTHDSEHRYRLGSKLFELANRSLEGRDVRTAARPHLAALNAATGQTVHLATYESGEAVYIDKLDATHSVRMYSRIGRPAALHCTAVGKVLVSALPREQWRKLAEGLEYKAFTDRTIRTPEQYLAELELVAAQGYAEDHEEHESFINCVAVPIRDGTGAVVAALSMSVPDMLLDHDQVLAMLPRVRAAADAVSTELGWSPTPEK, encoded by the coding sequence ATGAGCCAGAGCCTGCTGCGCGCCCTCACCATCCTCACCCAACTCGGCGAGGAGCCGAAATCCCTGGACCAGTTGGCCGGCCAGCTCGGGGTACACAAATCCACCGTGCTGCGGCTACTGCAGACCATGGAGGGCGAACGCTTCGTCACCCACGACAGCGAGCATCGATATCGACTGGGCTCCAAGCTCTTCGAGCTCGCCAATCGCTCACTCGAGGGCCGGGATGTCCGCACCGCGGCGCGACCGCACCTGGCCGCGCTCAATGCCGCGACCGGTCAGACCGTGCACCTGGCCACCTATGAATCGGGTGAGGCGGTGTACATCGACAAACTCGATGCCACGCACAGCGTCCGAATGTATTCGCGCATAGGCCGTCCCGCCGCCCTGCACTGCACCGCGGTCGGCAAGGTGCTGGTTTCGGCTCTGCCGCGCGAACAGTGGCGCAAGCTCGCCGAGGGCCTCGAGTACAAAGCCTTCACCGACCGCACCATCCGCACTCCCGAGCAGTACCTCGCCGAGCTGGAACTCGTTGCGGCCCAAGGGTATGCCGAGGACCACGAGGAGCACGAGAGCTTCATCAACTGCGTCGCCGTCCCGATTCGCGATGGCACCGGCGCGGTCGTCGCCGCACTGTCCATGTCGGTGCCGGACATGCTGCTGGACCACGACCAGGTGCTCGCCATGCTGCCGCGGGTGCGCGCCGCCGCCGATGCCGTCTCCACCGAACTGGGCTGGAGCCCCACCCCCGAGAAATGA
- a CDS encoding nitroreductase/quinone reductase family protein: protein MAGKSSESGNLTLSGRFNHYSSIYLGFAARAFARRNSRVYTSSGGTRGNKLQGKPVFQLIVTGRKSGEPRPVMLMLVRDGDDILVCGSNGGHPGTPNWWHNLAAQPTARVQVGPDTWPVDVRIVTDDEEYEKHWRTLVAGYPDFATYRALSPREFPVAVLSRATGK, encoded by the coding sequence ATGGCAGGCAAGTCCTCCGAATCCGGCAACCTCACCCTGAGCGGCCGGTTCAACCACTACTCCAGCATCTACCTGGGCTTCGCCGCCCGCGCCTTCGCGCGCCGCAACAGCCGCGTCTACACCAGCTCCGGCGGCACCCGCGGCAACAAACTCCAGGGCAAACCCGTCTTCCAACTCATCGTCACCGGCCGCAAATCCGGCGAACCCCGCCCCGTCATGCTCATGCTCGTCCGCGACGGCGATGACATCCTGGTCTGCGGCTCCAACGGGGGCCATCCCGGCACTCCCAACTGGTGGCACAACCTCGCCGCCCAACCCACCGCCCGAGTCCAGGTCGGCCCCGACACCTGGCCCGTCGACGTCCGCATCGTCACCGACGACGAAGAGTACGAAAAGCACTGGCGCACACTGGTAGCCGGGTACCCGGACTTCGCCACCTACCGCGCCCTGAGCCCCCGCGAATTCCCCGTGGCCGTCCTGAGCCGAGCCACCGGGAAGTGA
- a CDS encoding RidA family protein, which translates to MTEKIAVRTDKAPAPAHTFSQGVRKGPFVQVSGQGPVDPVTNEYLHPGDVAAQTTRTLENVKAIVEASGASFDDVVMLRVYLTKREDFPIMNDAYGDFVTKYTLGGVLPSRTTVFTGLPRAEMLVEIDAVAIVEN; encoded by the coding sequence ATGACCGAGAAGATCGCCGTCCGCACCGATAAGGCCCCCGCACCCGCGCACACCTTCTCCCAGGGTGTGCGCAAGGGTCCGTTCGTCCAGGTCTCCGGACAGGGTCCGGTCGACCCCGTCACCAATGAGTACCTCCATCCGGGTGATGTGGCCGCACAGACCACCCGCACCCTGGAGAACGTGAAGGCCATTGTCGAGGCGAGCGGCGCCAGCTTCGACGATGTGGTGATGCTGCGCGTCTATCTGACCAAGCGCGAGGACTTCCCGATCATGAACGACGCCTATGGCGATTTCGTGACCAAGTACACGCTCGGCGGTGTGCTGCCCAGTCGCACGACCGTCTTCACCGGCCTGCCGCGCGCGGAAATGCTGGTCGAGATCGACGCCGTCGCCATCGTCGAAAACTGA
- a CDS encoding TetR/AcrR family transcriptional regulator encodes MPTASKPQSSRATADDNTRILDAALLQFQRVGVKKTTIEDVAREAGVDRVTVYRRIGSRDNLVTAVFSREVALVLAELALIPERHGNIEDLVTDMFMTVLQRWRAHPVAERMLMLEPERVVMKLSVDGADIFTMAVAATAHALQRAVDRELLAPASDLTARAEIACRIVHSLILLPKAALELETDSQLREFAHRYLLPIITGLPA; translated from the coding sequence GTGCCGACCGCGTCGAAACCCCAGTCCAGCCGTGCCACGGCCGATGACAACACCCGGATTCTCGACGCCGCCCTGCTCCAGTTCCAGCGGGTCGGAGTGAAGAAGACGACCATCGAGGACGTCGCCCGGGAGGCGGGCGTGGATCGGGTGACCGTCTACCGCCGGATCGGCTCCCGCGACAATCTGGTGACCGCGGTCTTCAGCCGCGAGGTTGCCCTGGTCCTGGCCGAGCTGGCGCTCATTCCCGAACGACACGGGAATATCGAGGACCTCGTCACCGATATGTTCATGACGGTGCTGCAGCGCTGGCGCGCGCACCCGGTCGCCGAACGCATGCTGATGCTCGAGCCCGAACGGGTCGTCATGAAGCTCAGCGTGGACGGGGCGGATATCTTCACCATGGCGGTCGCCGCCACCGCACATGCCCTGCAACGCGCCGTCGATCGCGAACTCCTTGCTCCCGCAAGCGATCTCACCGCACGCGCCGAAATCGCCTGCCGCATCGTGCATTCACTGATCCTGCTACCCAAAGCCGCCCTCGAGCTCGAGACCGATTCACAGCTCAGGGAATTCGCGCACCGCTACCTGCTGCCGATCATCACCGGCCTGCCCGCCTGA
- a CDS encoding PspA/IM30 family protein encodes MSDAKDFGSELAGLSDAELAAVVVTATQGRAGLAALHAVAESVAATLGHAPNVIDVTPDTDEEAFAPPPSVSDTFEQVGGGPVVTGVPVPPAGIPTAPGIGGYTGSGVPTFESVRDKVEQRYGTAQGMGELDRQTPVGRSVEEQWDAREKAARERLEQIRKSVHGNDSD; translated from the coding sequence ATGAGCGATGCCAAGGATTTCGGATCGGAATTGGCGGGGCTGTCGGACGCCGAGTTGGCGGCCGTGGTGGTGACGGCCACGCAGGGGCGCGCGGGACTGGCCGCATTGCACGCGGTGGCCGAGTCGGTGGCGGCCACCCTCGGTCATGCACCGAATGTGATCGATGTGACTCCGGACACCGACGAGGAGGCGTTCGCACCGCCGCCATCTGTCTCGGACACATTCGAGCAGGTCGGGGGCGGTCCGGTGGTGACCGGAGTGCCGGTACCTCCGGCGGGTATACCGACCGCTCCGGGGATCGGCGGTTATACCGGCTCCGGCGTCCCTACTTTCGAGTCAGTTCGCGATAAGGTCGAGCAGCGCTACGGCACCGCACAGGGGATGGGCGAGCTCGATCGGCAGACACCCGTGGGTCGTAGCGTCGAGGAACAGTGGGACGCGCGGGAGAAAGCCGCGCGGGAGCGTCTGGAACAGATTCGAAAATCGGTGCACGGCAACGATTCCGACTGA